A genomic region of Cannabis sativa cultivar Pink pepper isolate KNU-18-1 chromosome 1, ASM2916894v1, whole genome shotgun sequence contains the following coding sequences:
- the LOC115706100 gene encoding uncharacterized protein LOC115706100 translates to MMLRLWKWYQNCLAFHPVKTQVISSGFLWGAGDVAAQYITHTSAKRRLKISDAEADFKVNWKRVAITSSFGFGFVGPVGHFWYEGLDKFLRLKLLQQPKSLRFVATKVAMDAIIFGPLDLFVFFTYMGFSMGKSVQQVKEDVKRDFIPALILEGGIWPIVQVVNFRYVPVRYQLLYVNIFCLLDSAFLSWVEQQKDAAWKQWLSWNSFKERGGSGRL, encoded by the exons ATGATGCTAAGGCTCTGGAAGTGGTACCAGAACTGCCTGGCTTTTCATCCGGTGAAGACCCAGGTCATCAGCTCCGGCTTCCTCTGGGGTGCCGGCGACGTTGCTGCTCAATACATCACCCACACTTCCGCAAAAAGGCGCCTTAAAATTTCA GATGCAGAGGCAGATTTTAAAGTGAATTGGAAACGAGTAGCAATCACTAGTTCATTTGGTTTTGGTTTTGTTGGACCTGTTGGCCACTTCTG GTACGAAGGCTTGGACAAGTTTTTAAGGCTGAAGCTTCTTCAACAGCCAAAGTCATTGCGGTTTGTGGCCACTAAGGTCGCAATGGATGCTATCATCTTTGGCCCTCTTGATTTGTTTGTCTTTTTCACATACATGGGCTTTTCTATGGGGAAGAGTGTTCAACAAGTGAAGGAAGATGTGAAGAGGGATTTCATCCCAGCCTTGATTTTGGAGGGCGGTATATGGCCAATTGTTCAGGTGGTGAATTTCCGGTATGTCCCAGTAAGGTATCAGCTACTCTATGTTAATATCTTCTGCTTGTTGGATAGTGCTTTTCTGTCATGGGTTGAGCAGCAAAAGGATGCTGCTTGGAAGCAATGGTTGTCTTGGAACTCTTTCAAAGAACGAGGAGGTTCGGGAAGATTGTGA